The following coding sequences are from one Paenibacillus sp. FSL R5-0912 window:
- a CDS encoding MFS transporter, whose translation MEKISKLRGFYLFLGLAGGSFGSYLSLLLKSNGLNVSQIGMLMATGTLIAICVQPLWGVISDRYNQARLVLLLSVAVPALLAVLYRSEYFIVLMLVYTVSTIFSSTQAPIADSYAIAAANRAGSTYGSIRMMMSIGAAVGAIAGGQYVSKFSVSTIWLPFLLLNAVAVAIAFTLPKQAEENHMMSQSFSQGVKKLLGNRIFLAFLGGSFLVNQTMTAFGTYFVLAFQSVGGSTSYAGIALFLASITNVPSMFFASKVIRRLGMERTLLLGALIYVLRWGIQVAFPYPSVMIGVQVLHGLSFGFFYIAAVEYVSKITSAEMQATGQSVFNIVFSGFAGILGNLLNGMLLNQGGVGLMNLSCMLSAAAGAALLFYVARSSRSKLPLKASSGGVSA comes from the coding sequence ATGGAAAAAATATCGAAGCTGCGCGGGTTTTATCTGTTTCTGGGACTCGCCGGGGGCTCCTTCGGCTCTTATCTGTCACTGCTGCTCAAATCGAACGGACTTAACGTCAGCCAGATCGGCATGCTGATGGCTACGGGCACACTGATCGCGATCTGTGTCCAGCCCCTATGGGGAGTGATCTCTGACAGATATAACCAGGCGCGGTTAGTGCTCCTTCTGAGTGTGGCGGTTCCGGCGCTGCTTGCGGTGCTGTACCGGTCGGAGTATTTCATTGTGCTGATGCTGGTGTACACGGTATCCACGATCTTCTCCTCCACACAGGCTCCTATTGCCGACTCTTACGCTATAGCAGCGGCGAACAGAGCCGGATCGACTTACGGCAGCATCCGGATGATGATGAGCATAGGAGCCGCTGTAGGAGCCATAGCCGGGGGGCAATATGTTTCTAAATTCTCGGTATCCACGATCTGGCTGCCGTTTCTGCTGCTGAACGCCGTTGCAGTGGCGATTGCCTTCACCCTGCCGAAGCAGGCGGAAGAGAATCACATGATGAGCCAGTCCTTTTCCCAGGGTGTCAAAAAGCTGCTGGGCAACCGAATATTCCTGGCCTTTCTCGGGGGAAGCTTCCTGGTGAACCAGACGATGACGGCGTTCGGTACTTATTTCGTCCTTGCCTTCCAATCGGTTGGCGGATCGACCAGCTATGCCGGGATCGCCCTGTTTCTGGCGTCGATCACTAACGTACCTTCCATGTTCTTTGCCTCCAAGGTTATACGCAGGCTGGGTATGGAGCGGACGCTGCTGCTGGGTGCGCTGATCTATGTGCTGCGCTGGGGGATTCAGGTGGCCTTCCCGTATCCATCGGTCATGATTGGGGTACAGGTGCTGCACGGCCTATCCTTCGGCTTCTTTTATATTGCTGCAGTTGAATATGTATCGAAGATTACCTCTGCGGAGATGCAGGCGACGGGACAAAGCGTATTTAACATCGTATTCTCCGGCTTTGCCGGTATTCTGGGCAATCTGCTGAACGGAATGCTGCTGAATCAGGGCGGGGTCGGCCTTATGAATCTGTCCTGTATGCTGAGTGCGGCGGCCGGCGCGGCTCTGCTGTTCTATGTCGCCCGGAGCTCACGCAGCAAGCTGCCGCTGAAGGCCTCTTCCGGCGGAGTCAGCGCTTAG
- a CDS encoding acyl-CoA thioesterase, translating into MNSHKPGWSSRWHETSFRVRYQETDQMGVVYHANYLTWFESGRTEMFRGLGFAYRTLESLGLLLPVTSADLQFKSPARYDDLIAVYARLTTFSALRVVYEYEIRRVAEAHGEGGVIGASGINKARPGASEPLPGELLVSGTTSHVWLNKEWKPVRIDRAQPELFRAITTALKEEEGGAV; encoded by the coding sequence ATGAATTCACACAAACCGGGGTGGTCCAGTCGCTGGCATGAGACTTCATTTCGTGTGCGTTATCAGGAAACCGATCAGATGGGTGTGGTTTATCATGCCAATTATTTGACCTGGTTTGAGAGCGGGCGTACGGAGATGTTCCGCGGACTGGGCTTTGCCTACCGGACACTTGAGAGCCTGGGGTTGTTATTGCCTGTGACCTCTGCAGATTTGCAATTTAAAAGCCCGGCGCGATATGATGATCTTATTGCCGTATATGCACGGTTAACAACCTTCTCGGCCTTAAGGGTTGTCTATGAATATGAAATTCGCCGTGTGGCGGAAGCGCACGGAGAAGGCGGAGTGATCGGAGCGTCCGGAATCAATAAGGCGCGTCCGGGGGCCAGTGAACCTCTTCCCGGCGAACTGCTGGTCAGCGGCACGACGAGCCATGTCTGGCTGAACAAGGAATGGAAGCCTGTACGTATCGACAGGGCGCAGCCTGAGCTGTTCCGCGCTATCACTACGGCGCTTAAGGAAGAAGAAGGAGGAGCAGTATGA
- a CDS encoding FxsA family protein, protein MIRNKWLWAALFAVPAVELFGFIYVSSFLGAPKTLLIMLATSVIGLLMMRFEGKKVLQDSRTHMQEGRVPGRTMLDGLCIFFGGLLLILPGFVMDLIGFTLVFPLTRPLYRVFLLKWIEKKMKNGNFTFYRR, encoded by the coding sequence ATGATCAGGAACAAATGGCTGTGGGCTGCATTATTCGCCGTCCCGGCCGTGGAATTATTCGGTTTCATCTATGTCTCAAGTTTTCTTGGAGCGCCCAAGACCCTGCTGATCATGCTGGCCACTTCGGTCATCGGTCTGCTCATGATGCGGTTTGAAGGCAAAAAAGTGCTGCAGGACAGCAGAACCCATATGCAGGAAGGACGGGTGCCCGGACGGACCATGCTGGACGGCTTGTGTATCTTTTTTGGCGGTCTGCTGCTCATCCTGCCGGGATTCGTTATGGATCTGATCGGCTTTACACTGGTATTCCCGCTAACCCGGCCGCTATATCGGGTTTTTCTGCTGAAATGGATCGAGAAGAAGATGAAAAACGGCAACTTCACCTTCTACCGCAGGTAG
- the ytvI gene encoding sporulation integral membrane protein YtvI — MDTLVLKRVLRGLWVVLAAAVILLAVYVLLPLLYPLLLAWLLAYLIHPLVLILRGLKLPGWLAVALSLLFYIGGTALVLTALITRLVKELIVLLQTFDLHTDQWRELLLKVSRNASIQNIINQINQFYHDNPGYHATIDSNISRTTETVGHAMTQLITGFFNMILGLISSLPSLGTILIVIVLAAFFLSTGWERHNAKLLSLLPAPLLRPVSEIWKDLRKALFGYLRAQLVLISVTAVIVIIGLLLLGVDSAFAIGLTIGIVDLVPYLGVGIVILPWALYSYMTGNLALAVGLLVLYGIILITRQVLEPKVLASSIGLDPLAMLIGMFAGLQLFGMLGLILGPVLLVILDAFSRAGVFRALRSYILSGRLH; from the coding sequence ATCGATACACTTGTGCTCAAAAGAGTGCTGCGCGGCCTGTGGGTCGTGCTTGCTGCCGCCGTGATCCTGCTGGCTGTTTATGTACTGCTTCCGCTCCTCTATCCCCTGCTGCTGGCTTGGCTGCTGGCTTACCTTATACATCCGCTGGTGCTGATCCTGCGGGGCCTGAAGCTCCCGGGCTGGCTGGCAGTGGCCCTCTCACTGCTTTTTTATATTGGAGGTACGGCTCTTGTACTGACCGCGCTGATCACCCGGCTGGTGAAGGAACTCATTGTGCTGCTCCAGACGTTTGACCTCCATACAGACCAATGGCGCGAGCTGCTGCTGAAGGTTAGCCGCAATGCCAGCATTCAGAATATTATTAACCAGATCAACCAGTTTTACCACGACAATCCGGGTTACCATGCCACGATTGACAGCAACATCAGCAGAACTACGGAAACTGTAGGCCACGCCATGACACAGCTGATCACCGGATTCTTCAACATGATTCTTGGGCTGATTTCCTCCCTCCCGAGCCTCGGCACGATTCTGATCGTGATCGTACTGGCCGCCTTCTTCCTCAGCACCGGCTGGGAACGGCATAACGCCAAGCTGCTCTCTCTCCTCCCTGCTCCGCTGCTGCGGCCGGTCTCGGAGATCTGGAAGGACCTGCGCAAGGCGTTGTTCGGCTACCTCCGTGCCCAGCTCGTGCTGATCTCCGTAACTGCGGTGATCGTAATCATCGGCCTGCTGCTGCTGGGCGTAGACTCTGCCTTCGCCATTGGCCTGACCATCGGCATCGTTGATCTGGTGCCTTATCTCGGGGTTGGCATCGTGATCCTCCCCTGGGCGCTGTATTCTTACATGACCGGGAACCTGGCTCTGGCGGTCGGCCTTCTGGTGCTGTATGGCATCATTCTGATCACCCGGCAGGTGCTTGAGCCGAAGGTGCTGGCCAGCAGCATAGGACTGGACCCGCTCGCCATGCTGATCGGCATGTTCGCCGGACTTCAGCTGTTCGGTATGCTGGGCCTGATCCTCGGCCCGGTGCTGCTCGTCATTCTGGACGCGTTCAGCCGGGCCGGCGTGTTCCGCGCGCTGCGCAGCTACATCCTCAGCGGCCGGCTGCATTAA
- a CDS encoding citrate/2-methylcitrate synthase, with protein sequence MTATKGLEGIVATTSSISSIVDGVLTYRGYDIDDLADNATFEETAYLLWFGNLPTVPELESLRRDLSASAQIPDQVLAQMKLYPKEANTMAALRSAVSALALYDEAADDMSREANQIKAVKLQAQIPTVVAALARIRKGLEPVAPKEGLTIAENFLYMLWGEQPDIISVKALDTALVLHADHELNASTFAGRVTVATLSDIYSGVTSAIGALKGPLHGGANEAVMKMLEEIGTLDAVEPYIQGKLERREKIMGFGHRVYKNGDPRAKHLMKMSYELGTMKNDTTLYDMSVKVEELITGQKGLKPNVDFYSASVYTQLGIERELFTPIFAISRTSGWTAHILEQYEDNRIIRPRAEYTGMSDMKYVPVDER encoded by the coding sequence ATGACAGCTACTAAAGGACTTGAAGGCATCGTTGCAACGACCTCATCGATTAGCTCCATTGTGGATGGAGTGCTCACTTACCGCGGTTATGATATTGATGATCTGGCGGATAATGCGACCTTTGAGGAGACTGCTTATTTGCTGTGGTTCGGCAATCTGCCGACAGTACCGGAGCTTGAATCGCTGCGCCGCGACCTGAGTGCTTCAGCCCAGATTCCGGATCAGGTGCTTGCCCAGATGAAGCTGTATCCGAAGGAAGCGAACACAATGGCGGCATTGCGCTCTGCCGTATCCGCCCTGGCACTGTACGACGAGGCTGCGGATGATATGAGCCGTGAAGCGAATCAGATCAAAGCTGTGAAGCTTCAGGCACAGATTCCGACTGTGGTTGCCGCATTGGCGCGCATCCGTAAGGGACTTGAGCCGGTAGCGCCCAAAGAAGGCCTGACCATCGCCGAGAACTTCCTCTACATGCTGTGGGGAGAACAGCCGGATATCATATCCGTCAAAGCGCTGGATACTGCCCTCGTGCTGCATGCAGACCATGAGCTGAATGCTTCTACTTTTGCCGGGCGGGTAACTGTCGCTACACTTTCAGATATCTATTCCGGAGTTACTTCGGCTATAGGTGCGCTTAAGGGACCGCTGCATGGCGGTGCGAATGAAGCCGTGATGAAGATGCTGGAGGAAATCGGCACGCTTGATGCCGTTGAGCCGTATATCCAAGGCAAGCTGGAACGCCGAGAGAAGATTATGGGCTTCGGACACCGGGTATACAAGAACGGCGATCCGCGGGCCAAACATCTGATGAAGATGTCCTATGAGCTGGGCACGATGAAGAATGACACTACACTCTATGACATGTCGGTCAAGGTTGAAGAGCTGATTACCGGACAAAAAGGGCTCAAACCGAATGTCGACTTCTATTCGGCATCCGTCTATACACAGCTGGGGATTGAGCGGGAGCTATTCACTCCGATCTTCGCGATCAGCCGGACCTCGGGCTGGACTGCGCATATTCTGGAGCAGTATGAAGACAACCGGATTATCCGGCCGCGCGCCGAATATACCGGCATGTCCGACATGAAATACGTCCCTGTAGACGAACGATAA
- the icd gene encoding NADP-dependent isocitrate dehydrogenase, whose amino-acid sequence MLKLEKYDLPTEGEQITIEDGKLLVPDQPIIPFIEGDGTGRDIWKASKRVLDAAVEKAYGGAKQIAWYEVFAGEKAFNTYGEWLPNDTLEAIREYIVAIKGPLTTPIGGGIRSLNVALRQELDLYVCLRPVRYFDGVPSPVKHPELVDMVIFRENTEDIYAGIEYQEGSAEVKKVIEFLQKEMGVNKIRFPETSGIGIKPVSEEGSKRLVRSAVEYAIKHGRKSVTLVHKGNIMKFTEGAFKNWGYEVAEQEFGDKVFTWNQYDVIKEREGEAAANAAQKEAEAAGKVIVKDAIADIALQQVLTRPTDFDVIATLNLNGDYLSDALAAQIGGIGIAPGANINYLTGHAIFEATHGTAPKYADKDVVNPGSVILSGVMLLEHLGWQEAADLIYKGMSTAINNKTVTYDFARQMEGATELKCSAFADEIISNL is encoded by the coding sequence ATGTTGAAACTGGAAAAGTACGATCTGCCCACAGAAGGCGAACAAATTACAATCGAAGACGGCAAGCTGCTGGTTCCGGATCAGCCGATCATCCCTTTTATCGAGGGTGACGGTACAGGCCGTGACATTTGGAAAGCCTCCAAGCGTGTGCTGGATGCGGCCGTAGAGAAAGCTTACGGCGGCGCGAAGCAGATTGCCTGGTACGAAGTTTTTGCCGGCGAGAAAGCCTTCAATACATATGGTGAATGGCTGCCGAATGACACTCTGGAAGCAATCCGCGAGTATATTGTAGCCATCAAAGGCCCGCTGACAACTCCGATCGGAGGCGGTATCCGCTCTCTGAATGTGGCGCTGCGCCAGGAGCTGGACCTGTATGTATGTCTGCGTCCAGTACGTTATTTTGACGGTGTTCCTTCACCGGTGAAGCATCCGGAGCTGGTGGATATGGTTATTTTCCGTGAGAATACTGAAGATATCTATGCCGGAATTGAATACCAGGAAGGTTCCGCTGAAGTGAAGAAGGTTATCGAGTTCCTGCAGAAGGAAATGGGCGTGAACAAGATCCGCTTCCCGGAAACCTCCGGTATCGGCATTAAACCTGTCTCCGAGGAAGGCTCGAAACGCCTGGTACGTTCTGCGGTTGAGTATGCCATCAAGCACGGACGCAAGAGTGTGACGCTGGTTCACAAAGGCAATATCATGAAATTCACCGAAGGCGCATTTAAGAACTGGGGCTACGAAGTGGCTGAACAGGAGTTCGGCGACAAGGTCTTCACCTGGAACCAATATGATGTCATCAAGGAACGTGAGGGTGAAGCTGCGGCGAATGCTGCCCAGAAGGAAGCTGAAGCAGCCGGCAAAGTTATTGTCAAGGACGCTATCGCCGACATTGCTCTGCAGCAGGTATTGACCCGCCCGACCGATTTCGATGTCATTGCGACGCTGAACCTGAACGGGGATTACCTCTCCGACGCACTGGCTGCGCAAATCGGCGGCATCGGTATCGCTCCGGGAGCGAACATTAACTATCTTACGGGACATGCTATTTTTGAAGCTACTCATGGTACCGCACCTAAGTATGCGGATAAGGATGTTGTGAATCCGGGTTCGGTTATTCTCTCCGGCGTTATGCTGCTTGAGCATCTGGGCTGGCAGGAAGCAGCTGACCTGATCTACAAGGGAATGAGCACCGCCATTAACAACAAGACGGTTACTTATGACTTTGCCCGCCAAATGGAAGGCGCTACAGAGCTGAAATGTTCCGCCTTTGCTGACGAGATTATCAGCAATCTGTAA
- the mdh gene encoding malate dehydrogenase, translating into MAIKRYKITVVGAGFTGATTALMLAQKELGNVVLLDIPQLENPTRGKALDMLEAGPVQKFDAQITGTSSYEDAADSDIVIITAGIARKPGMSRDDLVNTNAGIVKSVCENVKRVAPESIVIILSNPVDAMTYVAYNALGFPKNRVIGQSGVLDTARYCTFIAQELNVSVEDVRGFVLGGHGDDMVPLVRYSSVGGIPIDTLIPAERIAEIVQRTRVGGGEIVSLLGNGSAYYAPAASLVQMTEAILKDKKRIIPVIALLEGEYGYDNLFMGIPALLGADGIEKIFELELTAEEKAALDKSADSVRAVTSAVTV; encoded by the coding sequence GTGGCCATCAAACGTTATAAAATCACTGTCGTAGGTGCCGGCTTCACCGGCGCGACTACGGCGCTTATGCTTGCCCAGAAGGAGCTTGGCAATGTAGTGCTGCTCGATATTCCTCAGCTCGAGAATCCGACCAGGGGTAAAGCGCTCGATATGCTGGAAGCCGGGCCTGTGCAGAAATTCGATGCCCAGATCACCGGAACTTCAAGCTATGAAGATGCAGCCGATTCCGATATCGTCATTATTACGGCAGGGATTGCACGTAAGCCCGGCATGAGCCGTGATGACCTGGTCAACACCAATGCGGGTATCGTGAAGTCGGTCTGCGAGAACGTGAAACGGGTGGCCCCCGAGTCTATCGTGATCATTCTGAGCAATCCGGTCGATGCGATGACTTATGTAGCTTACAATGCGCTCGGCTTTCCGAAGAATCGCGTAATCGGACAATCCGGCGTACTCGATACCGCGCGTTACTGTACATTCATCGCCCAGGAGCTTAATGTTTCGGTTGAAGATGTACGCGGTTTCGTGCTGGGCGGCCATGGGGATGATATGGTTCCGCTTGTGCGTTATTCCAGTGTTGGCGGTATTCCGATCGACACGCTGATCCCAGCGGAACGCATCGCTGAGATTGTGCAGCGTACCCGTGTCGGCGGCGGTGAAATTGTCAGCCTGCTGGGTAACGGCAGCGCTTATTATGCGCCTGCAGCGTCACTGGTTCAGATGACGGAAGCAATCCTCAAGGACAAGAAACGGATTATTCCGGTAATCGCCCTGCTGGAAGGTGAATACGGATACGATAATTTGTTCATGGGTATCCCGGCACTCCTGGGTGCAGATGGCATCGAGAAGATCTTCGAGCTGGAGCTTACGGCAGAAGAGAAGGCGGCTCTGGATAAATCAGCCGATTCTGTACGTGCGGTCACATCAGCAGTAACTGTGTAA
- a CDS encoding amidohydrolase family protein: MGNENEIIRLTNATLIDGTGRPPLYNASIEIVNGRFGTVAGQGSSRLEHNPVTVIDLEGLVVLPGFIHTHAHTGFKFINNEPLHGYHKEYLAACLSEGITTIRDEGMTTAATLDDVMVHTKALDRRSFPRIITTGKVFTAPGGYGGQAPIGVGSADEARLKVREVLEQGIHCIKTALEDGYDPGTIGLPQLNQELLESICREARSMGAYVSAHVTSSHNLQILVNAGINDAAHMIYDRLDDDLIRQMVASNIRIVPTLTVAKMFQDKFGAPLLEQGQDNVRRFIQAGGEIGLGDDFIEEISPWYRLGMPWEEIRLLGEAGLTPMQIITAATSTGAKICNLAHEIGTIEPGKKADLFVIEGDPLKDIASLRKVRFVMMDGRIVSK; encoded by the coding sequence ATGGGAAATGAAAATGAAATTATACGATTGACTAACGCGACGTTAATCGACGGAACCGGGCGTCCGCCGCTGTACAACGCGAGCATTGAAATTGTTAATGGCCGGTTCGGTACGGTTGCCGGGCAAGGGAGCAGCAGGCTGGAGCATAACCCAGTCACGGTGATAGATCTTGAGGGGCTTGTCGTCCTGCCGGGATTTATTCATACCCATGCACACACCGGCTTCAAATTCATTAATAACGAGCCGCTTCACGGGTACCACAAGGAATATTTAGCTGCCTGCCTCTCAGAAGGAATAACCACGATCCGTGACGAGGGGATGACAACTGCAGCAACGCTTGATGACGTGATGGTACATACAAAAGCGCTGGACCGCAGATCTTTTCCCCGAATAATCACAACCGGCAAAGTCTTCACGGCTCCCGGCGGGTATGGCGGGCAGGCCCCTATCGGAGTTGGAAGTGCGGATGAAGCCAGATTGAAGGTCCGCGAGGTATTAGAACAAGGGATACATTGTATCAAAACAGCGCTGGAAGACGGTTATGATCCCGGGACAATCGGACTGCCGCAGCTGAATCAGGAGCTTCTGGAGAGTATCTGCCGGGAAGCCCGGAGCATGGGTGCTTATGTGTCTGCTCATGTAACCAGCTCGCATAACCTTCAGATACTGGTAAATGCGGGAATTAACGATGCTGCGCATATGATTTACGACCGGCTGGACGATGACCTGATCCGGCAAATGGTAGCCTCCAATATCCGGATCGTTCCCACGCTCACTGTAGCGAAGATGTTTCAGGACAAATTCGGCGCTCCGCTGTTAGAACAAGGACAAGATAATGTCCGTAGATTCATCCAGGCTGGCGGAGAGATTGGCCTCGGGGATGATTTTATTGAAGAAATAAGCCCGTGGTACAGGCTTGGAATGCCCTGGGAGGAAATCCGTTTGTTAGGCGAAGCCGGTCTCACCCCGATGCAGATTATCACAGCCGCCACTTCAACCGGTGCGAAGATCTGCAATCTGGCACATGAGATTGGAACAATTGAACCTGGCAAGAAGGCGGATCTGTTTGTGATTGAGGGCGACCCGCTTAAGGATATAGCCAGTCTCCGGAAAGTCAGATTTGTGATGATGGACGGCAGGATCGTATCGAAATAG
- a CDS encoding NUDIX hydrolase, which produces MSKKSKTIIVADKGVILYQGRILLVKRAAADSAGAGSWECAGGKIEFGESLEAALEREILEETGLSFTTERILYAVTLLTDPARQVVIITYLCRAARDEIQLSEEHTDYRWCTLSELLTLLTPQIITDFQEHGIFELEGLIR; this is translated from the coding sequence ATGTCCAAAAAATCAAAAACCATCATCGTTGCCGACAAAGGTGTCATCCTGTACCAGGGCAGAATCCTCCTCGTCAAGCGGGCTGCCGCCGATTCTGCAGGTGCCGGAAGCTGGGAATGTGCCGGAGGCAAAATCGAATTCGGTGAAAGCCTGGAGGCTGCACTGGAAAGAGAAATTCTTGAGGAAACCGGACTTTCGTTTACGACAGAACGTATCCTTTACGCGGTAACCCTGCTCACGGACCCTGCAAGACAGGTAGTGATTATCACCTATTTATGCCGTGCAGCCCGTGACGAAATCCAGCTCTCGGAAGAGCATACCGATTACCGCTGGTGCACTTTAAGTGAATTACTCACCCTGCTGACGCCCCAGATTATCACTGACTTTCAGGAACACGGCATTTTTGAGCTGGAAGGGTTGATACGGTAA
- a CDS encoding SDR family oxidoreductase has translation MPDTSKQPVKTLPPQVQDQQPGIESEMNPLPEFETSAYKAAGKLLGKAALITGGDSGIGRAVAVHFAKEGADVVISYLNEHEDAEETKRQVEQEGRKCILISGDIGVEAFCQDLINKTIEGLGKLDILINNAAEQHPQDKIEDITAEQLERTFRTNIFSMFYLTKAAMPHLKKGSTIINTTSITAYRGSPQLLDYSSTKGAILSFTRSLSMNLADKGIRVNAVAPGPIWTPLIPSTFDAKKVSEFGGTQPMKRPGQPEELAPAYVYLASDDSSYVSGQVMHVNGGEIVNG, from the coding sequence ATGCCAGACACCAGCAAACAACCCGTCAAAACCCTGCCTCCACAGGTACAGGACCAGCAGCCCGGAATTGAAAGCGAGATGAACCCGCTTCCGGAGTTTGAAACCTCGGCTTACAAGGCAGCAGGCAAGCTGCTGGGCAAGGCCGCGCTCATTACCGGAGGGGACAGCGGAATCGGTCGTGCCGTCGCCGTTCATTTTGCCAAAGAAGGGGCGGATGTAGTGATATCCTATCTGAATGAGCATGAAGATGCGGAAGAAACCAAACGCCAGGTGGAGCAGGAGGGGCGGAAGTGTATTCTGATCTCCGGTGATATCGGAGTTGAGGCCTTCTGTCAGGATCTGATTAATAAAACCATTGAGGGACTCGGCAAGCTGGACATCCTGATTAACAATGCGGCAGAGCAGCATCCGCAGGATAAGATTGAGGACATTACCGCCGAGCAGCTGGAGCGGACGTTCCGGACGAATATATTCTCCATGTTCTATCTGACCAAGGCAGCGATGCCCCATCTGAAAAAAGGCTCCACGATCATCAACACCACATCGATTACGGCGTACCGTGGCAGCCCGCAGCTGCTGGACTATTCGTCCACCAAAGGAGCGATTCTCAGCTTCACCCGCTCCCTGTCGATGAATCTGGCGGACAAAGGTATCCGCGTGAACGCGGTAGCACCGGGACCGATCTGGACGCCGCTGATTCCGTCTACGTTTGACGCGAAGAAGGTTAGTGAATTCGGCGGCACCCAGCCGATGAAGCGTCCGGGACAGCCGGAAGAGCTGGCGCCGGCCTATGTATATCTGGCTTCTGACGATTCCTCTTATGTGAGCGGTCAGGTCATGCATGTGAACGGTGGCGAGATCGTTAACGGCTGA
- a CDS encoding thiamine phosphate synthase, which translates to MLKEIHLISDGRLNPEQYAKLAAAVHPMVDYIHLREKALSAQELLAAAERLLQAGVPPSKLVINDRIDVALAAGAAGVQLAWHSLPPVGARGIAPGLRLGRSVHSQEEAARAGRQGADFCLYGHVFPTACKPGQRERGLAQLEVAVRCSSIPLIAIGGITPGNTRSVLSKGAAGIAVMSGICGATDPAGAAEAYRSSVQAAACAEVLNEAPAPGKGGEQE; encoded by the coding sequence GTGTTGAAAGAAATCCATTTGATCTCGGACGGGAGGCTGAATCCGGAGCAGTATGCCAAACTGGCTGCTGCTGTACATCCCATGGTGGATTATATCCATCTCCGGGAAAAAGCTCTGTCCGCACAGGAGCTTCTGGCTGCCGCAGAGCGGTTGCTGCAAGCGGGGGTTCCGCCCTCTAAGCTGGTCATTAATGACCGGATAGATGTGGCTTTGGCAGCAGGGGCAGCCGGCGTCCAATTGGCCTGGCACAGTCTGCCGCCTGTCGGGGCGCGCGGCATTGCCCCGGGCCTGCGGCTGGGCAGGTCGGTGCATTCCCAGGAGGAAGCGGCACGCGCTGGACGGCAGGGAGCGGACTTCTGTCTGTATGGACATGTATTCCCCACGGCCTGCAAGCCCGGACAGCGGGAACGGGGCCTGGCGCAGTTGGAAGTGGCCGTCCGCTGCAGCAGTATACCGTTGATTGCCATCGGAGGCATCACACCGGGCAATACCAGGTCAGTTCTGTCAAAGGGTGCTGCCGGAATAGCCGTAATGTCCGGGATATGCGGAGCGACGGACCCTGCTGGCGCCGCTGAGGCCTACAGATCATCCGTTCAGGCCGCAGCGTGTGCTGAAGTCCTGAATGAAGCCCCCGCACCGGGCAAAGGAGGTGAACAGGAATGA
- the thiS gene encoding sulfur carrier protein ThiS, giving the protein MNLTVNGRSGRYEESCRTLADLLARPEWTGKLVIVELNGEIVGRDAYGDTFLDEGDHVELVHFVGGG; this is encoded by the coding sequence ATGAATTTGACTGTTAACGGACGCAGCGGAAGGTATGAAGAGAGCTGCCGGACTCTGGCTGATCTTCTGGCCCGCCCGGAGTGGACCGGGAAGCTGGTTATTGTGGAGCTGAATGGTGAGATTGTCGGCAGGGATGCTTATGGAGATACCTTTCTGGATGAGGGGGACCATGTTGAACTGGTTCATTTTGTCGGCGGAGGCTAG